One Aureibacter tunicatorum DNA segment encodes these proteins:
- a CDS encoding TonB-dependent receptor — MKQKLHQIVAITGLMMVSLFMSLGAFAQTGIIKGRVLDKGQNQPLPGATVIIDDSNRGTVTDINGFYTLLNVVAGKHTITVSYIGYESKTAEVVVNGNETSTLNIVMEDGIMMGEGVIISADRIEGQARALNRQKNNINVTNMISSDQVGKFPDSNIGDAMKRIPGITMQYDQGEARFGVVRGTDPSLNSVTVNGERVPSAEDGTRAVQLDLIPADMIQAVEVSKTLTPDMDADAIGGSTNLITRAAPGGMRISATGAMGYNTLRNKPTYQGALVFGNRYLDNKLGVVLSGSYQLNQLGSDNVEFEWTEDEGQIWAEEQQIRTYELTRERRSISAALDYQLNPNHNFFFNAMYNHRNDWENRYRLTYKDITKPENGISEEEGENKIKIQTKGGIDNDKNKNTRLEDQRTQLYSFGGKHLIASKLEMNWSVAWAKAQEHRPNERYITYESESNKFRSSDLNTQKPLVSMINGLDYGNFELDEISEEEKLTYEIDRNARLDLKLPTGNSGNIKFGGRIRTKYKMNEQMYTAYSPVGDNEANFETMDKLPLKDMTKSDYLAGGKYQAGHYVDREFLGKLDLNNPNLFEGEAVLEEFAPSNFNATEDIYAGYLMTEQTLGDKLGLIAGFRMEHTSTKYNANQYLVTYREFQEVDDQGNLVFENGEPVMDDESEEIITPVSGSNSYNSFLPALHFKYSVNKNTILRFAWTNSIARPNYEDLTPSLSIIQEDEEIEKGNPALENMKSMNFDLMFERYFENVGIISGGLFYKDIKDYFYTNVYEETNGNYEGYEVKQTVNGDKASLYGVEIAVQRQLDFLPGVLSGLGVYANYTYTKSEAKGMDSRPDETLSLPRTAEHSGNVSLSYDLKKLTMRLSWNYTSDYLDEVGDDNFNDRYYDIQSFLDLNATYAFNNNWRVFFEANNLTNQPLRYYQGAVDRTMQTEYYGPRFNLGVKYDLFR; from the coding sequence GACAGGTATCATCAAAGGAAGAGTATTGGATAAAGGACAAAACCAGCCTTTGCCGGGAGCTACAGTAATTATTGATGATTCTAACAGAGGTACGGTAACTGATATCAATGGATTTTATACATTATTGAATGTTGTCGCTGGTAAACATACGATTACAGTAAGTTATATAGGATATGAAAGCAAAACAGCAGAAGTAGTTGTGAATGGCAACGAGACAAGCACGCTTAATATAGTAATGGAAGATGGAATTATGATGGGAGAAGGCGTGATCATATCAGCTGATCGTATCGAAGGGCAAGCAAGAGCTTTGAATAGACAGAAAAATAATATTAATGTTACGAATATGATCTCTTCGGATCAAGTAGGTAAATTTCCGGATTCGAATATTGGAGATGCAATGAAGCGTATCCCTGGCATTACTATGCAGTATGACCAAGGCGAAGCTCGTTTTGGAGTAGTTCGAGGAACAGACCCTTCTTTGAACTCTGTAACAGTCAATGGAGAAAGAGTTCCTTCAGCTGAAGACGGTACAAGAGCTGTTCAATTAGACCTTATTCCTGCTGATATGATCCAAGCAGTTGAAGTAAGCAAAACTTTGACACCTGATATGGATGCTGATGCAATTGGAGGTTCGACGAACCTTATTACAAGAGCAGCTCCTGGAGGCATGAGAATTTCCGCAACTGGAGCTATGGGTTACAACACATTGAGAAACAAGCCGACATATCAAGGCGCTTTGGTATTTGGTAACAGGTATTTGGACAACAAACTAGGTGTAGTGTTGAGTGGTTCTTATCAATTGAATCAATTGGGATCGGACAATGTTGAATTTGAGTGGACAGAAGACGAAGGTCAAATTTGGGCTGAGGAACAACAAATCAGAACATATGAACTGACTAGAGAGAGAAGAAGTATTTCTGCTGCTTTGGATTATCAATTGAATCCTAATCACAATTTCTTCTTTAATGCAATGTATAATCACAGAAATGACTGGGAAAATAGATATAGATTGACATACAAGGACATTACTAAGCCTGAGAATGGAATTTCTGAGGAAGAAGGTGAGAATAAGATTAAAATCCAGACTAAAGGTGGTATAGATAATGACAAGAACAAAAATACCAGACTAGAGGATCAACGTACGCAACTTTATTCATTTGGAGGTAAGCACTTGATTGCAAGTAAACTAGAAATGAATTGGTCAGTGGCATGGGCGAAGGCTCAAGAGCATAGACCAAATGAGAGATATATTACCTATGAGAGTGAAAGCAATAAATTTAGATCTTCTGACTTAAATACTCAGAAGCCTTTAGTTTCAATGATTAATGGACTTGACTATGGTAATTTTGAGCTAGATGAAATTAGTGAGGAAGAGAAGCTAACTTATGAAATTGATAGAAATGCAAGACTTGATCTTAAGCTTCCTACTGGTAATTCTGGAAATATCAAGTTTGGAGGGCGTATCAGGACTAAGTATAAAATGAATGAGCAAATGTATACCGCTTATTCTCCTGTAGGTGATAATGAAGCAAATTTTGAGACAATGGATAAGCTTCCTTTGAAAGATATGACCAAATCGGATTATTTGGCTGGGGGAAAATATCAAGCAGGACACTATGTTGATAGAGAATTTTTAGGAAAACTTGACCTTAACAATCCTAATTTATTTGAGGGAGAAGCTGTATTGGAAGAATTCGCTCCTTCGAATTTCAATGCAACTGAGGATATTTATGCTGGTTATTTAATGACAGAACAAACATTGGGTGATAAGTTAGGCTTGATTGCTGGTTTTAGAATGGAGCATACTAGTACTAAATATAACGCAAACCAATATTTAGTGACTTACAGGGAATTCCAAGAAGTAGATGATCAAGGAAACCTTGTGTTTGAAAATGGTGAGCCTGTAATGGATGATGAGTCAGAAGAAATAATTACACCTGTATCAGGATCCAATTCTTACAATAGCTTCTTGCCTGCATTGCATTTCAAGTATTCTGTAAACAAAAACACTATCTTGAGATTTGCATGGACAAATAGTATCGCTAGACCTAATTACGAAGATCTAACGCCTTCTCTATCAATTATTCAAGAAGATGAAGAGATTGAAAAAGGTAATCCAGCTTTGGAGAATATGAAGTCTATGAACTTTGATTTAATGTTCGAAAGATATTTCGAGAATGTTGGTATCATCTCTGGGGGTCTATTCTATAAGGACATCAAAGACTATTTTTATACAAATGTGTATGAAGAGACTAACGGAAACTATGAAGGATATGAAGTTAAGCAAACTGTTAATGGAGATAAAGCAAGTCTTTACGGTGTAGAGATAGCCGTTCAAAGACAATTAGATTTCTTACCAGGTGTATTGAGTGGATTGGGAGTATATGCTAACTATACATATACAAAATCGGAAGCAAAAGGAATGGACTCTAGACCAGATGAAACATTGTCATTGCCTCGTACAGCTGAGCATTCAGGAAATGTATCTCTATCTTATGATTTGAAAAAGTTGACGATGAGACTTTCATGGAATTATACTAGCGATTACTTGGATGAAGTTGGTGATGATAATTTCAATGATAGATACTACGATATTCAATCATTCTTGGATTTGAATGCCACATATGCATTCAACAACAATTGGAGAGTATTCTTTGAAGCTAACAACTTGACAAATCAGCCGTTGAGATATTACCAAGGTGCTGTGGACAGAACAATGCAGACAGAGTACTATGGCCCAAGATTCAATTTGGGAGTTAAGTACGACTTGTTTAGATAA
- a CDS encoding metallophosphoesterase family protein: MKKMLVSLSLLLGLMETSCDQKVKREYNPELSLEMVRKPYLQNVWEDSASVLWKTNNAAKDCKIAYGTNLDSLTNTQLGIVDYQDYNTLNQATVKGLEPNTKYYYAIYSNDSLLLSGPDYYFISEPEKGTNAFSFYAMGDIGEPKDEGGFPEVTSKQIDKLNRRPDFGIGLGDIVYPDGESSAYDANFFEPMSPIMGNIPFYPALGNHDWHVNPDENFKKEWKLPNNEHYYSFDYQNAHFIALDSREGDFFDLDKQTEWLKEDLDKTQGKYDWIFVYLHHNGRTCTYKEDYPHVMGLYDIFAQNNVDLVLNGHAHTYERLKPFDGKGQVVDSLSMNLGSFPKMSNSFISITTGAGGKLKDSTKYVPDPLHCDEGPIVAHAEHLGHFSIITIDSTHLNFKGISSVDGNVFDEFEIQK, encoded by the coding sequence ATGAAAAAGATGCTTGTCTCATTGAGTCTGCTCTTGGGCTTGATGGAAACTTCTTGCGATCAAAAAGTTAAAAGAGAGTACAACCCGGAACTTTCTTTGGAAATGGTTCGCAAGCCTTATCTTCAAAATGTGTGGGAGGATAGTGCCAGTGTATTATGGAAAACAAATAATGCGGCTAAAGACTGTAAAATCGCTTACGGAACTAATCTTGATTCATTGACGAACACGCAACTGGGAATAGTTGACTATCAAGATTACAATACTCTTAACCAAGCTACAGTAAAGGGCTTGGAGCCGAATACAAAATATTACTACGCAATTTACTCTAATGATAGCTTGTTGTTGTCAGGGCCTGATTATTACTTTATTTCCGAGCCGGAAAAGGGCACTAATGCTTTTTCTTTTTATGCTATGGGAGATATTGGAGAACCTAAGGATGAAGGTGGTTTTCCTGAAGTTACTTCTAAGCAAATAGACAAATTGAATAGAAGACCTGATTTTGGAATAGGTTTGGGTGATATCGTTTATCCAGATGGGGAAAGCTCAGCTTATGATGCGAATTTTTTCGAGCCTATGTCTCCTATTATGGGGAATATCCCATTCTACCCTGCCTTGGGAAATCATGATTGGCATGTTAATCCTGATGAAAACTTCAAAAAGGAATGGAAACTACCAAATAACGAGCATTATTACAGCTTTGATTATCAAAACGCGCACTTTATCGCTCTGGATTCAAGAGAAGGAGATTTTTTTGACTTGGATAAGCAAACAGAGTGGCTAAAGGAAGATTTAGATAAAACGCAAGGAAAATACGATTGGATATTTGTGTATTTGCATCATAATGGAAGAACTTGCACTTATAAGGAGGATTATCCTCATGTGATGGGGTTATATGATATATTTGCCCAAAATAATGTAGATTTGGTTTTGAATGGACATGCTCATACATATGAGAGACTGAAGCCTTTTGATGGAAAAGGTCAAGTTGTTGATTCGTTATCAATGAATTTGGGGAGCTTTCCAAAGATGAGTAATTCATTTATTTCCATAACCACTGGAGCTGGAGGCAAATTAAAAGACTCGACTAAATATGTGCCGGACCCATTGCACTGTGATGAAGGACCTATTGTGGCTCATGCAGAGCATTTGGGACATTTCTCAATCATTACTATAGACAGCACTCACCTTAATTTTAAAGGAATAAGTTCTGTGGATGGAAATGTTTTTGACGAGTTTGAGATCCAAAAGTAA
- a CDS encoding histidine-type phosphatase has protein sequence MNKIVLYAIVAAMSLQACNKKTERVEETKEATMQVSKPEVKKEGYLGSKMPYEPRQEVVDYSPIPENFEPIFINHVARHGSRHLTSAKYDVAWGEMLQFASEKDMLTDKGKQLKNDIEVFLSIEKGNYGQISELGKKEHQDMAKRLVDQYGDLLASVSSDKKIVAKSTFKDRAVNSKKAFMGILEETFSSVNDSTVDYIVYEENKDPELRFFEPNEAFEAFEKAEYWAEGLDSLKNLDNAKHLTNQIIDPLFKSEFVSGLEQGEYAFKGQKGKVRIKDKSSAAQALYKLYQIIDGIGAKEQVDLQKYLPEEALVWNEFLGDYESFFLEGPSYDSIDLTYTMAMPLLDSFLVTSQRAIELKNQTAEFRFAHAETMVPFLALLGVKGTCESSNEYKLEDKNRWKASNVSPMGTNIQWIFFKDKSDGQIWLKMLYNEAETELPVVTNRYPFYRWENVKAHYEKVLNKEVM, from the coding sequence ATGAACAAAATAGTCCTGTATGCAATTGTAGCTGCTATGTCACTACAGGCTTGCAACAAAAAGACGGAAAGAGTTGAAGAGACAAAAGAGGCGACTATGCAAGTTTCTAAACCTGAAGTTAAAAAAGAAGGGTACTTGGGGAGTAAAATGCCTTATGAGCCTCGACAAGAAGTTGTAGACTATTCGCCAATTCCTGAAAATTTTGAGCCGATTTTTATTAATCACGTTGCCAGACATGGTTCAAGGCACTTGACAAGCGCCAAGTATGATGTAGCATGGGGCGAAATGCTTCAATTTGCTTCAGAAAAAGACATGTTAACTGATAAAGGCAAGCAGCTGAAAAATGATATTGAAGTGTTTTTGTCAATTGAAAAAGGGAATTATGGGCAGATAAGCGAACTAGGCAAAAAAGAGCACCAAGATATGGCAAAGCGCTTGGTCGATCAATATGGAGATTTGCTTGCTTCAGTTTCTAGTGATAAGAAAATCGTTGCCAAATCGACATTCAAGGATCGAGCCGTTAACAGCAAGAAAGCCTTCATGGGGATATTGGAAGAAACGTTTTCTAGTGTAAATGACAGCACTGTGGACTATATAGTGTACGAAGAGAATAAAGATCCGGAGTTGAGATTTTTTGAGCCAAATGAAGCTTTTGAAGCCTTTGAAAAAGCTGAATATTGGGCTGAAGGGCTTGATAGTTTGAAAAACCTTGATAATGCTAAGCATCTAACGAATCAAATCATTGACCCATTATTCAAGTCAGAGTTTGTGAGTGGATTGGAGCAAGGCGAGTATGCTTTCAAAGGACAAAAAGGAAAAGTTAGAATTAAAGACAAGTCCTCTGCGGCACAGGCTTTATACAAGTTATATCAGATTATTGATGGAATTGGAGCTAAAGAGCAAGTGGATCTTCAGAAATATTTGCCTGAGGAAGCATTGGTTTGGAATGAGTTTTTGGGAGACTATGAGTCTTTCTTTTTGGAAGGACCTTCATATGATTCGATAGATTTGACATATACTATGGCCATGCCTTTGTTGGATTCGTTTTTGGTGACTAGCCAAAGAGCAATTGAGCTGAAAAATCAAACGGCGGAATTTAGATTCGCGCATGCTGAAACGATGGTGCCATTCTTAGCTTTGCTTGGCGTTAAAGGAACATGCGAAAGCTCCAACGAATATAAGTTGGAAGATAAAAATAGATGGAAAGCTTCTAACGTTTCACCCATGGGAACTAATATTCAGTGGATTTTCTTCAAAGATAAGAGTGATGGACAAATATGGTTGAAAATGTTATATAACGAGGCGGAAACTGAACTCCCTGTCGTAACGAATAGATACCCATTTTATAGATGGGAGAATGTAAAAGCTCATTATGAAAAAGTATTGAACAAGGAAGTAATGTAA
- a CDS encoding B12-binding domain-containing radical SAM protein, with protein MVLKILLITPPLTQLNTPYPATAYLKGFLVSKGFQVAQADLGIELVLKVFNANSLRKIFDIAESREEISENIRRILKLKREYFSTIGPVVKFLQGKNSTLAHSICNTDFLPRASRFDQLQDLDWAFGSMGIQDQAKHLATLYIEDLGDLIIETVDKDFGFSRYAERLGRTASSFNPIQEKLNEKSSLLDDILGGLLTERLNSFQPDVIGFSVPFPGNLYGAFKCAQLIKEYFPKVKTIMGGGYPNTELRKLKDNRVFKYFDYISLDDGEGPIMGILERIASNSEDTGMLQRTYILDRDNNEVKYCFQPQAQHISHAEVGTPDYSDLPLDDYLSIIEVVNPMHRMWSDGRWNKMTIAHGCYWKKCSFCDVSLDYISRYDAAPAEMLVDRIETIVEQTGQNGFHFVDEAAPPLVLRDFALELLRRNVKISWWTNIRFEKTFSADLCRLLAASGCIAVTGGLEVASDRLLQKMKKGVSIEQVARVTRDFTNAGIMVHAYLMYGFPTQTAQETIDSLEVVRQLFEHNVIQSGFWHQFAMTAHSPVGKNPEAYEVVKIGPEFKGFAENDLFHQDPKGCDHERFGSGLSKAIFNYMHGLCLDWPVEEWFDFKVPKTKEPYFRIEQAIEQKGKKDQELIDHKVYWLGAQSELEFFTAKKKGKTVERAKLLLDLKSGREEIAGDKQDLIWLQETLDVSCIENEKFLSVIELMEDYEKCTGKKFNKLASSHIWHAIRDAGLVLIR; from the coding sequence TTGGTCTTGAAAATACTATTAATTACTCCTCCTCTGACACAGTTGAATACCCCCTATCCTGCGACGGCTTACCTAAAAGGCTTTTTAGTTTCTAAGGGCTTTCAAGTTGCCCAGGCAGATTTGGGAATCGAGTTAGTGCTTAAAGTTTTTAACGCTAATTCTTTGCGTAAGATTTTTGATATTGCTGAGAGCAGAGAGGAAATTTCTGAAAATATTCGAAGGATACTGAAACTAAAGAGGGAATACTTTTCGACGATAGGTCCAGTTGTCAAATTTCTTCAAGGCAAGAATTCAACTTTAGCTCATAGTATTTGCAATACGGACTTTTTACCCAGAGCATCTCGATTTGACCAGTTGCAGGATTTGGATTGGGCCTTTGGAAGCATGGGGATTCAAGATCAAGCTAAACATTTGGCTACGCTTTACATTGAGGATTTAGGAGATCTGATTATTGAGACTGTCGACAAGGATTTTGGCTTTAGCAGATATGCGGAAAGATTGGGGAGGACTGCATCTTCATTTAATCCGATTCAAGAGAAATTAAACGAGAAATCGTCTTTGCTGGATGATATATTGGGCGGATTATTGACTGAAAGACTTAACTCTTTTCAGCCGGATGTCATTGGTTTTTCAGTTCCTTTTCCAGGGAATTTATATGGAGCTTTCAAGTGCGCGCAATTGATAAAAGAATATTTCCCTAAAGTGAAGACGATTATGGGAGGCGGGTATCCTAATACTGAGCTTCGCAAGCTTAAGGATAATAGAGTGTTTAAGTATTTTGATTATATCTCTCTGGATGATGGTGAAGGACCCATAATGGGCATTTTAGAACGCATAGCTTCTAATAGTGAAGATACAGGTATGCTTCAGCGGACATACATATTGGATAGAGACAATAATGAAGTGAAATATTGTTTTCAGCCTCAAGCTCAGCACATTTCTCATGCTGAAGTAGGGACTCCTGATTATTCTGACCTGCCTCTTGATGACTATTTATCCATTATTGAGGTGGTGAATCCGATGCATAGAATGTGGAGCGATGGAAGATGGAATAAGATGACGATTGCACACGGATGTTATTGGAAAAAATGCAGTTTTTGTGATGTTAGCTTAGATTATATTAGCCGTTATGATGCTGCGCCTGCGGAAATGTTGGTGGATCGAATAGAAACGATAGTTGAACAAACAGGCCAAAATGGATTTCACTTTGTTGATGAGGCAGCTCCGCCATTGGTTTTGAGGGATTTTGCTCTTGAACTTCTAAGAAGAAATGTAAAGATTAGCTGGTGGACGAATATCAGATTTGAAAAAACTTTCTCGGCCGATTTATGCCGTCTTTTGGCAGCTTCGGGTTGTATTGCTGTTACTGGTGGTTTGGAAGTTGCTTCGGATAGGCTCCTTCAAAAGATGAAAAAGGGTGTTTCAATAGAGCAAGTGGCTAGAGTAACTAGAGACTTTACAAACGCAGGAATAATGGTTCATGCGTATCTTATGTATGGATTTCCCACGCAGACAGCTCAAGAGACGATAGATTCTTTGGAAGTAGTTCGTCAGTTATTCGAGCATAATGTGATTCAGTCTGGATTTTGGCATCAGTTTGCGATGACAGCGCACAGTCCTGTTGGGAAGAATCCCGAAGCATATGAAGTTGTTAAGATTGGACCAGAGTTCAAAGGATTTGCGGAGAATGATTTATTTCATCAAGATCCTAAAGGATGCGATCATGAACGTTTTGGGTCGGGTCTCAGCAAGGCGATTTTTAATTATATGCATGGTTTGTGTTTGGACTGGCCGGTTGAAGAATGGTTTGATTTTAAAGTGCCGAAAACGAAAGAACCCTATTTTCGAATCGAACAGGCTATTGAACAGAAAGGTAAAAAAGATCAAGAGTTGATAGATCACAAAGTATACTGGTTAGGTGCTCAAAGCGAACTTGAGTTTTTCACGGCTAAGAAAAAAGGCAAAACTGTAGAAAGAGCTAAGCTTCTGTTGGATTTGAAATCTGGAAGAGAAGAAATTGCGGGAGACAAGCAGGATTTAATTTGGCTTCAAGAGACATTGGATGTTTCATGTATTGAAAATGAAAAATTTCTATCTGTAATTGAGTTAATGGAAGACTATGAGAAGTGCACGGGAAAAAAGTTCAATAAATTAGCATCTTCGCATATATGGCATGCAATTCGTGACGCAGGTTTAGTGTTAATACGTTAA
- a CDS encoding lysophospholipid acyltransferase family protein, with amino-acid sequence MKELISKQEFVNAVKLNNYQAVATPLMKILGLSKLNEMYDQIYMEQGLDFIHALFDMLNIKIEVDEKELERIPLTGSFISIANHPFGAVDGMILILLISKIRPEYKVMANFILQQVSPIKDAFISVNPFENMKQAHSSVTGMKAAIKHLNDGNPMGIFPAGEVSTFSASQRKITDRPWQKTAVKLVKNAKQPVIPIYFQGSNSKLFHILGLIHPSLRTAALPSEMLKKKNEVIRLRIGKPISVKEQMEYKDLKSYTQFLRMKTYALGSAIENDEFIKKLKISKPVIRNPKPVNIAEQVPEEVLEAEIQTLSEFKLLSKNNFTSYIVPTERIPNILKEIGRLRELTFREVGEGSNNAVDLDEFDQYYRHLFLWDEEKKKIAGAYRIGLGQEIIKTHGQEGFYSNSLFKMKPEFDKVLERSLELGRSFVVKDYQQHRIPLFLLWKSLIYFLMQNKEQYQYFLGPASISNKYADYSKSLIASFIQKYHFDHDKAKLVKPRNEYKFRFNDDYTQMILDITKADLKKLDKYIQDIDPSHFTVPVLLKKYIYQNAKIIGFNVDPNFNNCLDGLVILDFYTMPKESLDNMQKEIQQELQSKK; translated from the coding sequence ATGAAAGAATTAATTAGCAAACAAGAGTTTGTAAATGCTGTAAAGCTTAATAATTATCAGGCAGTTGCAACGCCGCTGATGAAAATTTTAGGCTTGTCAAAGCTCAATGAAATGTATGATCAGATATACATGGAACAAGGGCTTGATTTTATTCATGCTTTATTTGATATGCTCAATATCAAGATAGAGGTTGATGAAAAAGAGCTTGAGAGAATACCATTGACAGGCTCTTTTATATCCATAGCAAATCATCCTTTTGGCGCAGTGGATGGAATGATATTAATATTGTTGATTAGCAAAATTAGGCCTGAATACAAGGTAATGGCTAATTTCATTCTTCAACAAGTTAGTCCGATAAAGGATGCATTTATAAGCGTGAATCCTTTTGAGAATATGAAACAAGCTCACTCGAGTGTGACTGGTATGAAAGCGGCGATAAAGCATCTTAATGATGGAAACCCAATGGGCATCTTTCCTGCTGGAGAAGTATCGACATTTAGCGCTTCTCAAAGAAAAATTACTGATAGGCCATGGCAGAAGACGGCAGTCAAATTGGTGAAAAATGCAAAACAGCCAGTTATTCCGATATATTTTCAAGGTTCAAATAGCAAGCTCTTTCATATTTTGGGCTTGATTCATCCAAGTTTGAGAACTGCCGCGCTGCCTTCAGAAATGCTCAAGAAAAAAAATGAAGTGATTCGCCTTCGAATAGGCAAGCCTATTTCTGTTAAAGAGCAGATGGAATATAAGGATTTGAAAAGCTATACACAGTTTTTGAGAATGAAAACATACGCTTTGGGTTCGGCTATAGAGAATGATGAATTTATCAAAAAGCTGAAGATTTCAAAACCTGTTATTCGCAATCCAAAACCAGTGAATATTGCAGAGCAAGTGCCAGAGGAAGTGCTTGAAGCGGAAATTCAGACTTTATCTGAGTTTAAATTATTGTCAAAAAATAATTTCACATCTTACATTGTTCCTACAGAGCGAATTCCAAATATCCTGAAGGAAATTGGAAGATTGAGAGAGTTGACTTTCAGGGAAGTAGGCGAAGGCTCTAATAATGCGGTGGATTTGGATGAGTTTGACCAGTATTACCGTCATTTGTTCTTGTGGGATGAGGAGAAAAAGAAAATTGCCGGAGCATATCGAATAGGTTTAGGGCAGGAAATCATAAAAACCCATGGACAAGAAGGATTTTATTCCAATAGCTTGTTTAAAATGAAGCCGGAGTTCGATAAAGTTTTAGAACGTTCATTGGAATTAGGAAGATCTTTTGTTGTAAAAGATTATCAGCAACATAGAATACCTCTGTTTCTCTTGTGGAAGAGTTTGATTTATTTTTTGATGCAGAATAAAGAGCAGTATCAGTATTTTTTAGGCCCAGCGAGCATCAGCAATAAGTATGCGGATTATTCAAAATCATTGATAGCCTCATTTATCCAAAAGTATCATTTTGACCATGATAAAGCGAAGTTGGTTAAGCCAAGAAATGAATATAAATTTCGTTTCAATGACGATTATACTCAGATGATTCTTGATATCACTAAAGCTGATCTTAAAAAGCTAGACAAGTATATTCAAGATATTGACCCATCTCACTTTACAGTTCCGGTTTTATTGAAAAAATATATCTATCAAAATGCGAAGATCATAGGCTTCAATGTTGACCCAAATTTCAACAATTGTCTTGACGGTTTGGTGATTCTAGATTTTTACACGATGCCAAAGGAATCCTTAGATAATATGCAAAAAGAAATTCAGCAAGAGCTGCAATCGAAAAAATAA
- a CDS encoding trans-sulfuration enzyme family protein, translating into MRIETDAIRTQTERTQHKEHSVPVFMTSSFIFDDAEHARALFEQEVDGNIYSRYSNPNNDELVAKLCAFEHTDDGLTTASGMAAIFSSLAGLLESGDHILSCRSVFGSTHQLLTQVFPKWGITHTYVPIEDTDSWEQEIKENTKVILIETPSNPALDVLDLEKIGDLAKKHGLVLIVDNCFASPYLQQPADFGAHIITHSATKFLDGQGRTIGGVILGQKDLIEKIRFFARHSGPSLSPFNAWLVSKSLETLPVRMDRHCDNALKIAEFLESHPMVEKVKYPFLPSHPQYDLARKQMKKGGGLVTFYIKGGLAEGKTFLDAIKIGSLTANLGDTRTTITHPASTTHSKLSEDERLQVGITSNLVRISAGLENVEDIIEDLNQALAAVESSSK; encoded by the coding sequence ATGAGAATAGAAACGGATGCGATAAGGACTCAAACAGAGAGAACACAACACAAGGAGCATTCTGTGCCGGTGTTTATGACTTCAAGTTTCATATTTGATGATGCTGAACATGCGCGGGCTTTATTCGAACAAGAGGTTGATGGCAATATTTATTCAAGATATTCCAATCCGAACAATGATGAGTTGGTGGCTAAGCTTTGCGCTTTTGAGCACACGGACGATGGCTTGACAACTGCTTCAGGAATGGCAGCTATATTCTCGAGTTTGGCTGGTTTGTTGGAATCTGGTGATCATATATTGTCTTGCAGATCTGTATTTGGTTCAACTCACCAGTTGCTTACTCAGGTGTTTCCTAAATGGGGCATTACTCATACGTATGTTCCAATTGAAGATACTGATTCTTGGGAACAGGAAATCAAAGAAAATACTAAAGTTATATTGATTGAAACTCCTTCCAATCCTGCTCTTGATGTGTTGGATTTGGAAAAGATTGGCGATTTAGCGAAAAAACATGGACTTGTTTTGATCGTAGACAATTGCTTTGCTAGCCCTTATTTGCAACAACCTGCTGATTTTGGAGCTCATATCATAACTCATTCGGCCACTAAGTTCTTAGACGGACAAGGCAGAACTATTGGAGGTGTGATATTAGGCCAAAAAGATTTGATTGAGAAAATCAGATTTTTTGCTAGACATTCAGGTCCTTCTTTATCGCCATTTAACGCTTGGTTGGTATCTAAAAGTTTGGAAACTTTGCCGGTCAGAATGGATCGTCATTGCGACAATGCCTTGAAGATTGCTGAGTTTTTGGAAAGTCATCCAATGGTGGAAAAAGTCAAGTATCCTTTTCTGCCATCGCATCCTCAATATGATTTGGCTCGTAAGCAAATGAAAAAAGGAGGCGGATTGGTCACTTTCTACATAAAAGGAGGATTGGCTGAAGGAAAAACATTCCTTGATGCTATTAAAATTGGCTCATTGACCGCTAATCTGGGAGATACGAGAACGACTATTACTCATCCTGCTTCGACGACGCATTCAAAATTGTCGGAAGATGAAAGGTTGCAGGTAGGTATTACGTCTAACTTGGTGAGAATATCGGCTGGTTTGGAGAATGTAGAAGATATTATTGAAGATTTGAATCAAGCTTTGGCAGCTGTTGAAAGTTCGTCAAAGTAA